A region of the Terriglobia bacterium genome:
CACCTCAGGAGCCATGTCGCGGTATTTCAACTTGAATGGCGGCTCGTGCTCGGTGAAATTCTTGTCCGACTGCTGGCGCCCGGCATCAACCAGCGCAACCTTCAGTCCCGCCTCTGCCAGCCGCTTGCACGCCCACCCGCCGGATGCTCCCGACCCCACCACCAGCACATCATAAATCTGCTTTCCGCTCTGGTTCATTGACCTCTCCCATGCCGCTTCGATCTGAAGACCAGATCAGGCGGCCAAAGACCTTCCTGGCAACCAATTCTCCCTCACTTGCGGCGCCCACCGGAATGCCCAGACGCAATTCACACTACGAGACGACTGATCGTAACAATCAGGTGTACAAACGTCAACCTGAGCAAGAACAAAGACTCATGATGATGTGTTGTGCTGTACTGCGCTTCAGTGGTAGCATGAGGCACTCAAGGGCTCAGGGAAA
Encoded here:
- a CDS encoding FAD-binding protein codes for the protein MNQSGKQIYDVLVVGSGASGGWACKRLAEAGLKVALVDAGRQQSDKNFTEHEPPFKLKYRDMAPEV